Within the Burkholderiales bacterium genome, the region TAAACTTAAAAGTTACACAAAAGGCTGGTTTTGGCGGCGAGGGGATCAACATGAACAGCTTCGCAGAGATTCAATCACCGGTAACGTGATTGTCTGCTCAAGTGGTTAGGTGCCGTTCAATTTCCCTGCAACGGCGTATCACGCATGAACCGCAACGAACATGCCCATCGAGAACATGCAAATGAGCTGAACAAAGAAGAACGCGAAGCGGATTGCGGCCGCAAGATTGGTCGGTTTCAGGGAGATATGAACGAGGGTTTGAAATACGCGCGCAAAGATCAAGACAATGGCCAAAGTGTCCAGGACCGGATTTTGCACCCCGGTTGCAACGATTGCCACGACGATGGCCGCGTATACGGCGAGGTTTTCCACACAGTTCGCGTGGGCGCGCATCGCGCGCTGATACCATTCGCTGCCTTGAGGCAGGTCTGCCCGCCATTCACTCATTGTGGCGCGCTTGGTCAAGATTTGGCTCCATCGGTACACACCGTCGCTGCCAAGCAGTGTGACCAGCGTCCAACCCGCAAACCCGAGCAGCACCCACACCGGAATGCTCATTTCAACCGCCTTCGTTTATCGAAAGCGG harbors:
- a CDS encoding MAPEG family protein, with amino-acid sequence MSIPVWVLLGFAGWTLVTLLGSDGVYRWSQILTKRATMSEWRADLPQGSEWYQRAMRAHANCVENLAVYAAIVVAIVATGVQNPVLDTLAIVLIFARVFQTLVHISLKPTNLAAAIRFAFFFVQLICMFSMGMFVAVHA